In Flavobacterium gelatinilyticum, a genomic segment contains:
- a CDS encoding glycoside hydrolase family 43 protein, whose product MKTVKNLFFLAAFLVGFYAKAQQPDPPGQVKGNEKPKNEAYLFAHMTHNDYGRLYYSVSLDGLHWENLNSGKRVFEEYKGHPDICKGPDGKYYIAGNTGDDAKSINIWVSDDLITWKKHSDYTPDLKSTPDYSNALQRIGAPKLYYDEPSQKFIMTWHTPHLEGTKEDGERYWASQRTLYVLSKDLKTFEGTPKRLFDWNMGTIDVFIRKVGDSYYAVIKDETYPTLYWTTGKTIRIAKSKSLLGPYSLPQQSISPNFREAPMLIPSPDDKIWYMYYEQYPGVSYGLSIADNLNGPWYQASGYTFFSDWDKYSLPEKVRHGCMITISKKEYDSLVKKFGITKKL is encoded by the coding sequence ATGAAAACAGTAAAGAACTTATTTTTTCTGGCAGCATTTTTAGTTGGATTTTATGCGAAAGCACAACAGCCGGATCCGCCGGGACAGGTAAAAGGAAACGAAAAACCAAAAAACGAAGCCTATCTTTTTGCGCACATGACGCACAACGATTACGGCAGATTGTATTATTCTGTGAGTTTAGATGGTTTGCATTGGGAAAACCTCAACAGCGGCAAACGCGTTTTCGAAGAATATAAAGGACATCCCGATATCTGCAAAGGCCCTGACGGAAAATATTACATCGCGGGGAATACCGGAGACGATGCAAAAAGCATCAATATCTGGGTTTCCGATGATTTAATTACCTGGAAAAAACATTCCGATTATACGCCCGATTTAAAAAGCACGCCTGATTATTCAAATGCTTTACAGCGAATTGGTGCGCCAAAATTATATTATGATGAGCCTTCTCAAAAGTTCATCATGACCTGGCATACGCCGCATCTTGAAGGAACAAAAGAAGATGGGGAACGTTATTGGGCAAGTCAGCGTACATTGTATGTTTTGTCTAAAGATTTAAAAACATTCGAAGGAACGCCAAAACGTTTATTCGATTGGAATATGGGAACCATCGATGTTTTTATTCGAAAAGTCGGCGATTCCTACTACGCCGTGATTAAAGACGAAACGTACCCAACTTTGTATTGGACAACCGGAAAAACCATCCGGATTGCCAAATCAAAATCCCTTTTAGGACCTTATTCTTTGCCCCAGCAATCTATCAGTCCAAACTTTAGAGAAGCCCCAATGCTGATCCCTTCTCCAGATGATAAAATATGGTACATGTATTACGAACAATATCCGGGAGTTTCCTACGGATTATCCATCGCAGATAACCTAAACGGACCTTGGTATCAAGCCTCAGGCTACACTTTTTTCTCCGATTGGGACAAATACAGTCTTCCGGAAAAAGTACGCCACGGCTGCATGATTACAATCTCTAAAAAAGAATACGACAGTCTGGTTAAGAAATTTGGCATCACAAAAAAGTTATAA
- a CDS encoding glycoside hydrolase family 2 protein — MKRNSILFLALFSLFAANAQWKPQGDKIKTKWAEQVDVKKPLPEYPRPIMERSQWKNLNGLWNYAIQEAGKAATSKYDGQILVPFAAESSLSGVMKEVGSKNELWYETNFSIESGWNGKNILLHFGAVDWKTEVFINDIKVGSHTGGYTPFSFDITPFIKKGNSQKLVVKVWDPSNDGPQPRGKQVKNPEGIWYTPVTGIWQTVWIEPVNAKSITSLHTTPNIDQNTISIKADVPGAEKGDLVEISVFDNGKEIAKEKAVVGESNDIVINAPKLWSPENPFLYQTKVRLISKNKIVDEVKSYFAMRKISSKRDENGIMRMQLNNKDYFQFGPLDQGWWPDGLYTAPTDEALKYDIIKTKELGFNMIRKHVKVEPERWYTHCDQLGILVWQDMPSGDEQPIWQNKKYFDGTELQRSPKSEEIYRKEWREIMDHLYSYPSIVVWVPFNEAWGQFKTVEITEWTKNHDPSRLTNSSSGGNHFQTGDILDLHNYPGPEMFLYDARRVTVLGEYGGIGLPLESHLWRANDNWGYIKFKNSDEVTAEYTKYAQILKNYVKTGFSAAVYTQTTDVEGEVNGFMTYDRKVDKMDFKAVNKINTEVINTLNK, encoded by the coding sequence ATGAAAAGAAATAGTATCCTTTTTTTAGCCCTGTTTTCATTGTTTGCTGCAAATGCACAATGGAAACCGCAGGGTGATAAAATCAAAACAAAATGGGCAGAGCAGGTCGATGTGAAGAAACCATTACCAGAATATCCCCGTCCGATTATGGAGCGAAGCCAATGGAAAAATCTGAATGGCTTATGGAATTATGCTATTCAGGAAGCTGGAAAAGCAGCAACTTCAAAATATGACGGGCAGATTCTGGTTCCGTTTGCAGCAGAATCCAGTTTGTCTGGTGTTATGAAAGAAGTAGGTTCTAAAAACGAGCTTTGGTACGAAACCAATTTTTCAATTGAATCCGGCTGGAACGGTAAAAATATCCTTTTGCATTTTGGAGCCGTAGACTGGAAAACAGAAGTTTTTATCAACGATATAAAAGTGGGTTCGCATACTGGCGGTTACACCCCGTTTTCATTTGATATTACACCTTTTATCAAAAAAGGGAACAGCCAAAAACTGGTTGTAAAAGTTTGGGATCCTTCAAACGACGGACCTCAGCCAAGAGGTAAACAAGTTAAAAATCCGGAAGGAATCTGGTACACGCCAGTTACGGGAATCTGGCAGACGGTCTGGATTGAACCTGTTAATGCTAAAAGCATAACTTCATTACACACCACTCCAAATATCGACCAAAATACCATCAGTATAAAAGCAGATGTGCCTGGAGCAGAAAAAGGAGATTTAGTAGAAATTTCGGTTTTTGATAACGGAAAAGAAATTGCAAAAGAAAAAGCAGTTGTTGGCGAAAGCAACGATATTGTTATCAATGCTCCAAAATTATGGAGCCCGGAAAATCCCTTTTTGTATCAGACAAAAGTTCGATTAATCAGCAAAAATAAAATAGTTGATGAGGTAAAAAGTTATTTCGCCATGCGTAAAATTTCATCTAAAAGAGATGAAAACGGCATTATGAGAATGCAGTTAAATAACAAAGATTATTTCCAGTTCGGACCTTTAGATCAAGGATGGTGGCCTGATGGATTGTACACGGCACCAACCGATGAAGCTTTAAAATATGATATCATTAAAACCAAAGAATTAGGTTTTAATATGATTCGTAAACACGTAAAAGTTGAGCCGGAACGCTGGTACACGCATTGCGACCAGTTAGGAATTTTGGTTTGGCAGGATATGCCAAGCGGAGACGAGCAGCCAATCTGGCAGAATAAAAAATACTTCGACGGAACAGAATTGCAGCGTTCGCCAAAATCAGAAGAAATCTATAGAAAAGAATGGAGAGAAATTATGGATCATTTGTATTCGTATCCAAGTATTGTGGTTTGGGTTCCGTTTAACGAAGCCTGGGGACAATTTAAAACGGTTGAAATTACAGAATGGACAAAAAACCACGACCCAAGCCGATTAACAAATTCATCAAGCGGCGGAAATCATTTCCAAACCGGAGATATTCTGGATTTACACAATTATCCGGGCCCGGAAATGTTTCTTTATGATGCCAGAAGAGTTACCGTTTTAGGTGAATACGGCGGAATTGGTCTTCCGTTAGAAAGTCATTTATGGAGAGCAAATGATAACTGGGGTTACATCAAATTTAAAAATTCTGATGAGGTAACTGCAGAATATACCAAATACGCTCAAATTCTTAAAAACTACGTTAAAACCGGATTTTCGGCAGCAGTTTACACACAAACAACCGATGTTGAAGGCGAAGTAAACGGTTTTATGACCTACGACAGAAAAGTTGATAAAATGGATTTCAAAGCTGTAAATAAGATTAATACTGAGGTTATTAATACACTAAATAAATAA
- a CDS encoding cellulase family glycosylhydrolase: MKKVKLCLTFMLAGLVLLSCNNKKSNPEEKKSETASVEKREIWTKEQANTWYAEQPWLVGANYSPSTAVNQLEMWQEDTFDPKRIDQELGWAEDLGMNVMRVYLHDLLHQQDAEGLYKRMDTFLGIADKHHIKTLFVLFDSCWDPFPALGKQRAPKPHTHNSGWMQSPGQKALQDKTQYPRLEKYVKETVAKFKDDNRILGWDVWNEPDNMTGPSYEKVEIKNKVDLILPLLKDVFGWARESNPSQPLTSGVWVGDWSDEAKMKPMHKMQIEQSDIVSFHNYDKPQDFERVVKQLQRYGKPLICTEYMARPNGSTFEGFLPLARKYNVGMINWGFVDGKTQTKYAWDSWTKTYTAEPKLWFHDVLHTDGTPYIKAETDLIKKMTAEANKKN; encoded by the coding sequence ATGAAGAAAGTAAAATTGTGTCTGACATTTATGTTAGCAGGACTCGTATTGCTTAGCTGCAACAACAAAAAAAGCAATCCCGAAGAAAAGAAAAGCGAAACCGCCTCTGTAGAAAAAAGAGAAATCTGGACAAAAGAACAAGCCAATACATGGTACGCAGAACAGCCTTGGTTAGTAGGGGCAAATTATTCTCCCAGCACAGCTGTAAATCAGTTAGAGATGTGGCAGGAGGATACTTTTGATCCCAAAAGAATTGATCAGGAATTGGGCTGGGCAGAAGATTTAGGTATGAATGTTATGCGCGTTTATTTGCATGATTTATTGCACCAACAAGATGCAGAAGGGCTTTACAAAAGAATGGATACTTTTTTAGGAATCGCTGATAAACATCATATCAAAACCCTTTTTGTTTTGTTTGATTCCTGCTGGGACCCGTTTCCTGCTTTAGGAAAACAACGTGCTCCAAAACCACATACACACAATTCAGGCTGGATGCAGAGTCCGGGACAAAAAGCATTACAGGACAAAACACAATACCCTCGTTTAGAGAAATATGTAAAAGAAACAGTAGCCAAATTCAAAGACGACAACCGTATTTTAGGATGGGACGTTTGGAACGAACCAGATAACATGACCGGGCCATCTTACGAAAAAGTAGAAATTAAAAACAAAGTCGATTTAATACTGCCGCTTTTAAAAGATGTTTTTGGCTGGGCTAGAGAAAGTAATCCATCGCAGCCGTTGACTTCCGGAGTTTGGGTTGGAGACTGGAGCGACGAAGCTAAAATGAAACCAATGCACAAAATGCAGATCGAGCAGTCTGATATTGTTTCTTTCCATAATTATGACAAACCGCAGGATTTTGAAAGAGTCGTAAAACAATTACAGCGTTACGGAAAACCATTAATCTGTACAGAATATATGGCAAGACCGAACGGAAGTACTTTCGAAGGATTTTTACCATTAGCAAGAAAATACAATGTGGGTATGATAAACTGGGGATTTGTTGACGGAAAAACACAAACCAAATATGCTTGGGACAGCTGGACAAAAACCTACACAGCAGAACCAAAACTATGGTTTCATGATGTATTGCACACAGACGGAACACCATACATAAAAGCCGAAACTGATTTAATCAAAAAAATGACAGCTGAGGCGAATAAAAAGAATTAG
- a CDS encoding glycoside hydrolase family 43 protein, with protein sequence MKKYLILLLLTTIGFAQQKTFTNPILPSGADPYSTYYKGYYYYTNTLGNKLTLWKTKDLSDIKNAESKVIWTPPKGTDYSAEIWAPEFHIINGKWYCYFAADNGDNNNHRMYVLENKSSDPFKGNFEFKGKIAAKTDKWAIDGNVFEHKKQLYMIWAGWEGDTNGQQNIYIAKMKNPLEIEGDRVLISSPTNDWETHGALHDDVNPPQVNVNEGPQFLERNGKVFIVFSASGCWTDFYSLGLLTFNGSDNLLDASAWKKSPEPIFKQSDKNKVYAPGHNSFFKSPDEKEDWILYHANSNPGEGCGNKRSPRMQKIEWDANGFPVLGEPVSEGTKLAIPSK encoded by the coding sequence ATGAAAAAATACCTAATCCTTTTGCTGCTCACAACAATAGGTTTTGCCCAGCAAAAAACCTTCACAAATCCAATACTGCCGTCAGGAGCAGATCCTTACAGCACCTATTACAAAGGGTATTACTATTACACGAATACACTGGGTAATAAACTGACTTTATGGAAAACAAAAGACTTATCTGATATTAAAAATGCAGAAAGCAAAGTCATTTGGACACCGCCAAAAGGAACTGATTATTCGGCAGAAATCTGGGCGCCGGAATTTCATATCATCAACGGAAAATGGTATTGTTATTTCGCTGCAGATAACGGCGATAACAACAATCACAGAATGTATGTTTTAGAAAATAAATCATCAGATCCGTTTAAAGGTAATTTTGAATTTAAAGGAAAAATAGCTGCTAAAACCGATAAATGGGCAATTGACGGAAATGTATTCGAACACAAAAAACAATTGTACATGATTTGGGCCGGCTGGGAAGGCGATACTAACGGACAGCAGAATATCTACATCGCCAAAATGAAAAATCCGCTGGAAATTGAAGGAGATCGTGTTCTAATTTCTTCGCCTACAAACGATTGGGAAACGCACGGTGCCTTGCACGACGATGTAAATCCGCCACAGGTAAATGTGAACGAAGGACCTCAGTTTTTAGAAAGAAACGGGAAAGTATTCATCGTGTTTTCGGCAAGCGGATGCTGGACAGATTTTTATTCTTTAGGATTATTGACATTTAACGGAAGCGATAATTTACTAGATGCTTCGGCGTGGAAAAAATCACCTGAACCCATTTTTAAACAATCCGATAAAAATAAAGTATACGCTCCGGGACACAATTCCTTTTTTAAATCTCCAGACGAAAAAGAAGACTGGATTTTATACCACGCTAATTCAAATCCTGGGGAAGGATGCGGTAATAAAAGATCACCAAGAATGCAGAAAATAGAATGGGATGCCAACGGGTTTCCGGTTTTAGGTGAACCGGTTAGCGAAGGAACTAAATTGGCAATTCCGTCGAAATAA
- a CDS encoding RagB/SusD family nutrient uptake outer membrane protein has product MKKIIIITAAFLGLVFTACENELDLNSPNDITTDQYWKTESDAQAGVNSIYAMFYKDGLWARWIYFRLDLTSDEGYSVSPWTELADWTRFNYINYNFWEGNAVTWRDTYKAIFRCNQVLANVPNITFQNEEDKKKIIAQAKFFRALHYYYAAVIWEDVPLVLDPSTPADLPQQKKVDEIWAQIEKDLNEAYEDLPRDWAADQLGRPDKGAAKAFLAKTYMQQHKWPEAKAALEYLITGAGAKYSLVSNYRDNFTDVNENNSESVFEIQFGDQRKGGTDEAQNAAVSSNRSQFFAPRGIGWSDGQARLWLVNAFKEEKNKDGNLDVRLRWTLYYPQLLADFGDKTYDRNWEWNNDEAWFRKGSRDYYRNNEDYYNQVNYRLVRYGDILLRYAEVLNELGNTAAAYQYVDLVRARVNMNTLAAAHPEIGNDHDKFLERLKMERVLELCGESVRWEDLKRWGDLNTQASVDKIALRDPDFKNFTVGKNHRMPIPQSDVDNNPNLDQNSGY; this is encoded by the coding sequence ATGAAAAAAATAATAATAATAACAGCAGCTTTTTTAGGTCTTGTTTTTACAGCTTGTGAAAACGAATTAGATCTGAACAGCCCAAATGATATAACAACAGACCAGTATTGGAAAACCGAAAGTGATGCGCAAGCCGGTGTAAACTCAATTTATGCCATGTTTTACAAAGATGGATTGTGGGCAAGATGGATTTATTTTCGTTTAGACCTTACTTCTGACGAAGGCTACAGCGTAAGTCCGTGGACAGAATTAGCAGACTGGACACGATTTAATTACATCAATTATAATTTTTGGGAAGGAAATGCCGTAACCTGGAGAGATACGTACAAAGCTATTTTTAGATGCAATCAGGTTTTAGCCAATGTGCCTAATATTACTTTTCAAAATGAAGAGGATAAAAAGAAAATTATAGCACAGGCTAAATTTTTCAGAGCCTTACATTACTACTATGCAGCCGTAATATGGGAAGATGTTCCGTTAGTTTTAGACCCATCTACACCGGCAGATTTACCACAGCAGAAAAAGGTAGATGAAATCTGGGCGCAAATAGAAAAAGATTTGAACGAAGCTTATGAAGACCTGCCAAGAGACTGGGCAGCAGATCAGCTGGGAAGACCGGATAAAGGTGCCGCAAAAGCTTTTCTTGCCAAAACCTATATGCAGCAGCACAAATGGCCTGAAGCCAAAGCAGCTTTGGAATATCTGATAACAGGAGCAGGAGCAAAGTACAGCCTGGTATCTAACTACAGAGACAATTTTACAGATGTAAATGAAAACAACAGCGAGTCTGTCTTTGAAATCCAGTTTGGAGATCAGAGAAAAGGAGGAACTGATGAAGCACAAAATGCAGCAGTTTCAAGCAACCGTTCTCAATTTTTTGCCCCAAGAGGAATTGGATGGTCAGATGGTCAGGCACGTCTTTGGTTAGTAAATGCTTTTAAAGAAGAAAAGAACAAAGACGGTAATCTGGATGTTCGTTTAAGATGGACTTTGTACTATCCACAGTTATTGGCTGATTTTGGAGACAAAACTTACGATAGAAACTGGGAATGGAACAATGACGAAGCCTGGTTTAGAAAAGGAAGCCGTGACTATTACAGAAATAATGAGGATTATTACAACCAGGTAAATTACAGATTAGTTCGTTACGGTGATATTTTACTGCGCTATGCAGAAGTGCTGAACGAATTAGGAAACACGGCAGCAGCTTACCAATATGTTGACCTTGTAAGAGCTCGTGTAAACATGAACACATTGGCTGCTGCACATCCTGAGATTGGAAATGATCATGACAAGTTCTTAGAGCGTTTGAAAATGGAAAGAGTTCTGGAATTATGCGGCGAAAGTGTTCGCTGGGAAGATCTGAAACGCTGGGGAGACTTAAATACTCAGGCTTCGGTTGATAAAATTGCACTTCGAGATCCTGATTTCAAAAACTTTACAGTAGGTAAAAACCATAGAATGCCAATTCCTCAAAGTGATGTAGATAATAACCCAAATCTGGACCAAAACTCCGGATATTAA